The Flavobacterium marginilacus genome window below encodes:
- a CDS encoding inositol oxygenase family protein, which translates to MKKIIDTDKPLKNLDEWEDDLLIRYPDPAENIKEKEEFRNYVDSERVETVKEFYRMNHTYQTYDFVCSKEEEFLQFNKKSLSIWEAVEFLNTLVDDSDPDIDLDQTQHLLQTSEAIRADGHEDWFVLTGFLHDLGKVLCLFGEPQWAVVGDTFPVGCAYSDKIVYPEFFKENPDYTDERFNTKFGIYTENCGLDKVKMSWGHDEYLYQIMKDYLPDPALYMIRYHSFYSQHRENAYAHLMNEKDVEMFEWVKKFNPYDLYTKAPVKPDVKALLPYYKKLVAKYLPEKLNF; encoded by the coding sequence ATGAAAAAGATAATAGATACAGATAAGCCGTTAAAGAATTTGGACGAATGGGAAGACGATTTATTAATACGTTATCCCGATCCGGCCGAAAATATAAAAGAAAAAGAAGAGTTTAGAAATTATGTCGATTCAGAAAGAGTAGAAACCGTTAAGGAGTTTTACAGAATGAACCATACATATCAAACCTATGATTTTGTATGCAGTAAAGAAGAAGAGTTTTTACAGTTTAATAAAAAGAGTTTGTCTATTTGGGAAGCAGTTGAATTCCTGAATACCCTTGTTGATGACAGCGACCCGGATATCGATTTAGACCAAACCCAGCACCTTTTGCAGACTTCGGAGGCGATTAGGGCTGACGGTCACGAAGACTGGTTTGTTCTTACAGGATTTTTGCATGACCTGGGAAAAGTATTATGTTTGTTTGGAGAGCCTCAATGGGCTGTAGTTGGAGATACTTTTCCTGTGGGCTGTGCTTATTCTGATAAGATTGTTTACCCTGAATTTTTCAAGGAAAATCCAGATTATACCGATGAGAGATTCAATACAAAGTTTGGAATTTATACCGAAAACTGCGGTCTAGACAAAGTAAAAATGAGCTGGGGACATGATGAATATCTGTACCAGATAATGAAAGATTACCTTCCGGATCCGGCATTATACATGATTAGATATCATTCTTTTTACTCTCAGCACAGAGAAAATGCCTATGCCCATTTAATGAATGAAAAAGATGTAGAAATGTTCGAATGGGTCAAAAAATTCAATCCCTACGATTTATATACAAAAGCCCCTGTTAAGCCGGATGTAAAAGCTTTGCTTCCTTATTACAAAAAATTAGTAGCTAAGTATTTACCAGAAAAACTTAATTTTTAA
- a CDS encoding hybrid sensor histidine kinase/response regulator transcription factor, translated as MKKNLFIVFLCLFTFYYSYSQNIKFTHYNDNNGLSHNSVRHIVQDKKGFLWLGTFSGLNRFDGYQFKNYMSSSASANKLYNDDITALELDEESNNLWIGTRKGLTLFKLDTQVFTTFFSKKEDSNSLPEEEIRSVYVDKFKRVWVGTKTKGVYLFFLKENRFEKIPIKGFEYVKEIFEDRSGNIWIGSYEKGSVAKITMDTKGAIVKINDYTLTVPHSNEKNPYVNFIYQDAKSDIFVGTRQGLYKLDKNTNQFVNLYIENKEIRGSLGPYFLSVAQAPDGKYWVGTLGGLLVCNQLEDIQKGYYKWYYSILSEETSIVDNLVSALYFDASGVLWIGTEDGLDKYDPYENQFTINKDISHYIGNQAPRIRGFAKTYDNKVIVTTSHNGLFISNGNVFKPLYNSDKDIASIYSEDGKIFYCGLWNGNLLVYNYLTNSSKEISLGFESAALFAFCKIGPQAMMVGSFGEGAVVINTNTLEVQVSKGKLLPGFQINAIEKDNQNNIWFATETGVVRYNTVSSKIDTYKSLSKRENGIPYDDNVSDVLIDKKGKVWASTRYGLCIYEPSKNKFKAVTHLKELNGKWITDILLDSKGDLWLNINNNSIAWVKYNLKDINIYHVNSGNRLDVFSSSGFFNFNDSKIYLGGKNGIIYFSPHTMKKNNWSPSPIVTEFKIQNEEVLPGMEINGQIPLVNDLNYGREIELDYRNRNFSLQFSAPSFANEKLNKFQYMLEGFDKNWITANSNSRTVQYTNLYPGSYVFKIMSSNSDGHWSKAASYKIVIHPPFWLTPIALLLFLVLLSVGFYFVRKEIRNRIRLKQELLTEKINREQDIKLNNEKLRFFTNISHELRTPLTLILGPAKQLMEEGNASEYQKSRYNLIHQNASRMLNLVNQVLDFRRAQAGELKLKASETDIVTYSKNIFDSFKEMAFNKNIVLTFNTENDHIRGWVDNDKYDKILYNLLSNALKFTNKYGNVDLFIRLKEENKLVIEVSDNGIGIPLKSQEKIFKRFYQVSSSKTDNTGSGIGLSLVRSLVTLHKGTIKVDSTPGSGSVFTVEIPIDRSFYNDKEVFEYILKNDNQSMSLPEKTVKKILQNTEMKQKILVVEDNTELRKYLVDYLSDYYKVYDAENGMEGLKICRQVKPILCVADVMMPVMNGLDFCEELKKDEFISHIPVVLLTALSENEDKVKGYGIGADGYLVKPFEPSLLKTVIENIIKSRLELKEKFSGEVESKVGLLTHSPIDEEFMTKITALINDNLDEIDLSTEFLCDKLGVSSSKLYRKIKELTDLAPNEFIRTIRLKKAAQLLKTKRYNVSEVTELVGFNDPLYFSRCFKKQFGFPPSKLING; from the coding sequence ATGAAGAAAAATCTGTTTATAGTATTCCTTTGTCTATTTACTTTTTATTATTCTTATTCTCAGAATATAAAGTTTACGCATTATAACGACAACAATGGTTTGTCTCATAATTCCGTTAGGCATATAGTTCAGGATAAAAAAGGTTTTTTATGGCTGGGTACTTTCTCTGGATTGAATCGTTTCGATGGTTATCAATTTAAAAATTACATGAGTTCTTCCGCTAGTGCAAATAAACTATACAATGATGATATCACGGCATTGGAACTCGATGAAGAATCAAACAATTTATGGATAGGTACTAGAAAAGGCTTGACTCTTTTCAAATTGGACACGCAGGTTTTTACCACTTTTTTCTCCAAAAAAGAAGATTCAAATAGTCTGCCCGAAGAAGAAATTCGTTCTGTATATGTAGATAAATTTAAAAGAGTTTGGGTAGGTACTAAAACCAAGGGTGTTTATCTGTTTTTTTTGAAGGAAAATAGATTTGAAAAGATTCCGATAAAGGGTTTTGAATATGTAAAAGAAATTTTTGAAGACAGAAGCGGGAATATCTGGATAGGCAGTTATGAAAAAGGATCTGTGGCCAAAATAACAATGGACACCAAAGGTGCAATCGTAAAAATTAATGATTATACGCTTACTGTTCCTCATTCGAATGAGAAGAATCCATACGTCAATTTTATTTATCAGGATGCCAAGTCGGATATTTTTGTTGGAACACGCCAAGGGCTTTATAAATTGGATAAAAATACTAATCAATTTGTAAACCTGTATATTGAAAACAAAGAGATTAGAGGAAGTTTAGGCCCGTATTTTTTGTCTGTTGCCCAAGCTCCCGATGGTAAATACTGGGTGGGAACTTTAGGAGGATTACTCGTTTGCAATCAATTGGAAGATATTCAGAAAGGCTATTATAAATGGTATTATTCTATATTGTCAGAAGAAACATCTATAGTTGATAATTTGGTTTCGGCATTATATTTTGATGCTTCAGGAGTACTTTGGATAGGAACCGAAGACGGACTGGATAAATACGATCCTTATGAAAATCAGTTTACAATCAACAAAGATATATCACATTACATAGGCAATCAGGCTCCCCGCATAAGAGGATTTGCCAAGACCTATGATAATAAGGTGATTGTTACAACCAGCCATAATGGACTTTTTATCTCGAATGGCAATGTTTTCAAGCCATTGTATAATAGTGATAAGGATATTGCCAGCATTTATTCGGAAGATGGGAAGATTTTTTACTGCGGTCTTTGGAATGGCAATCTGCTGGTTTATAATTATCTTACCAATTCTTCAAAAGAAATTAGTTTAGGTTTCGAATCGGCAGCATTATTTGCTTTTTGTAAAATAGGACCGCAAGCAATGATGGTCGGTTCTTTTGGCGAAGGAGCAGTTGTGATAAACACTAATACCTTGGAAGTTCAAGTCTCGAAAGGTAAATTACTGCCAGGTTTTCAAATCAATGCCATAGAAAAAGACAATCAGAACAATATTTGGTTTGCCACAGAAACCGGTGTAGTGAGGTACAACACTGTATCAAGCAAAATAGATACCTATAAGTCGCTTTCTAAAAGAGAAAACGGAATACCATACGACGATAATGTCAGCGATGTTTTAATAGATAAAAAAGGAAAGGTATGGGCTTCTACCCGCTATGGTCTGTGTATTTATGAGCCTTCAAAAAACAAATTCAAAGCAGTTACTCATCTCAAGGAACTAAATGGAAAGTGGATTACAGATATACTGCTGGATTCCAAAGGGGATTTATGGTTAAATATCAATAATAACAGTATTGCATGGGTAAAATACAATTTGAAAGATATTAATATTTATCATGTCAATAGCGGTAATAGATTAGATGTATTTAGTTCAAGCGGTTTTTTCAATTTTAATGATTCGAAAATCTATTTAGGAGGCAAAAACGGTATTATTTATTTTTCTCCTCATACGATGAAAAAAAATAACTGGTCGCCCAGCCCTATAGTTACCGAATTCAAAATTCAGAATGAAGAAGTACTTCCGGGAATGGAAATTAACGGACAGATTCCATTGGTTAATGATTTAAATTACGGCAGGGAGATTGAACTGGATTATAGAAACCGCAATTTTTCGCTCCAGTTTTCGGCTCCGTCATTTGCAAACGAAAAATTGAATAAGTTTCAGTATATGCTGGAAGGCTTTGATAAAAACTGGATTACTGCAAACAGCAACTCAAGAACCGTGCAGTATACCAACCTTTATCCGGGCAGTTATGTGTTTAAAATAATGTCCAGCAACAGTGACGGACATTGGAGCAAGGCTGCTTCTTATAAAATAGTAATACATCCTCCTTTCTGGCTGACACCAATAGCTTTGCTGTTATTTTTAGTGCTGTTATCTGTCGGTTTTTATTTCGTTAGAAAAGAAATCAGAAACCGTATCAGATTAAAACAGGAATTACTTACTGAAAAAATAAACAGGGAGCAGGATATTAAACTGAACAATGAAAAGCTTCGTTTTTTTACCAATATCTCTCATGAGTTAAGAACGCCTTTGACACTGATTTTGGGCCCCGCCAAACAATTGATGGAGGAAGGGAATGCAAGCGAATATCAAAAGAGCAGGTATAATCTGATTCATCAGAATGCCAGCAGAATGTTAAATCTGGTCAATCAGGTACTGGATTTTAGAAGAGCACAGGCAGGGGAATTAAAACTTAAAGCTTCGGAGACAGATATTGTTACCTATTCTAAAAATATCTTTGATTCTTTCAAAGAAATGGCTTTCAATAAAAATATTGTCTTGACTTTTAATACAGAAAATGACCATATAAGAGGCTGGGTGGATAATGATAAGTATGATAAAATTTTATACAATCTTTTGTCTAATGCATTGAAATTTACCAATAAATATGGAAACGTTGATTTGTTTATCCGATTAAAAGAAGAAAACAAATTAGTTATTGAAGTAAGTGACAATGGAATAGGAATTCCGTTAAAGAGCCAGGAGAAAATTTTCAAACGTTTTTATCAGGTTAGCAGCAGTAAAACTGATAATACGGGTTCAGGAATTGGTCTGTCATTGGTAAGATCATTGGTAACACTTCATAAAGGAACTATTAAAGTAGATAGTACTCCGGGAAGCGGCAGTGTATTTACAGTTGAAATTCCAATTGACCGCAGTTTTTATAATGACAAAGAAGTATTCGAATATATTCTGAAAAATGACAATCAGAGTATGTCTCTTCCCGAAAAGACCGTGAAGAAAATTCTGCAGAATACGGAGATGAAACAAAAAATATTAGTGGTTGAAGATAACACGGAACTAAGGAAATATTTGGTTGATTATCTGTCTGATTATTACAAAGTTTATGATGCAGAAAATGGAATGGAAGGACTGAAAATCTGCAGACAGGTAAAACCAATTCTGTGTGTTGCAGATGTCATGATGCCGGTTATGAACGGACTTGATTTTTGCGAAGAATTAAAAAAAGATGAGTTTATCAGTCACATTCCAGTGGTTTTACTAACAGCACTTTCTGAAAATGAAGATAAGGTAAAAGGATATGGCATTGGCGCAGATGGTTATCTTGTGAAACCATTTGAGCCTTCACTGCTTAAAACAGTTATCGAGAATATTATTAAGTCAAGATTAGAATTAAAGGAAAAATTCTCCGGCGAAGTAGAAAGCAAGGTGGGTTTATTGACACATTCTCCTATCGATGAAGAATTTATGACCAAAATTACTGCTCTGATAAATGACAATCTGGACGAAATTGATTTGTCTACAGAATTTCTGTGTGATAAACTTGGAGTAAGCTCTTCAAAGCTGTACCGAAAAATAAAAGAACTTACAGATTTGGCACCAAATGAGTTTATCAGAACGATTCGTCTGAAAAAAGCAGCACAGCTTCTCAAAACAAAAAGATATAATGTTTCTGAAGTAACAGAGTTAGTCGGCTTCAATGATCCTTTGTATTTTAGCCGGTGTTTTAAAAAACAGTTTGGATTTCCTCCAAGCAAACTAATTAACGGCTGA
- a CDS encoding metallophosphoesterase family protein → MLRISSLLLLLFSFYACKSQQQERKASVKIAFIADVHLQDIFAKFEDNNYQGIKNPVTGEYANIRTMDSQLHSTRIFNENYFAFLDALNDISKRGIKLVVLPGDFSDDGQPVHIRGLRKILDEYSKKYGMSFFVTTGNHDAPKPFAQEAAKTDFLGKDGKEQIISSSKSILKPKENQLEPIITSDIKNGGYKETLSEMANFGFYPKKEFLYWETPFSTYSYESYNFDKALKESILEKRIYPVKNTNLFLPDASYLVEPIKGIWLLAIDANAYVPNEKLSGLPNDPHDFSGASIGYNNVLIYKKHLIQWVKKVSAEAKRKGKVLIAFSHYPMVDFNDDASAEMKLLFGSDKMQLARVPNEEVAQAFADAGIQIHFGGHMHINDTGVRTTAKGNTLFNIQTPSLAAYMPAYKILTIHSAAAVEVETVVVGSVPKFNSLFPFYEEEYAYLQNIKKPAIWNKDILKAKDYEDFTKWHLKELVRLRFLPEDFPTDFLASVLKLSGKDLLQINNNAAAFEKQLASNNLTVKDFESWTGFDMIFDFYRLKNADELAIPGIGVKRLKQYQLVCGQLEKTDNAKLVLWAEIMLKTMNGKPSDHFKINLKTNQIEKINP, encoded by the coding sequence ATGTTAAGAATATCAAGTTTGTTATTACTGCTGTTTTCTTTCTATGCCTGTAAATCACAGCAGCAGGAAAGAAAAGCATCTGTAAAGATTGCTTTTATAGCTGATGTTCATCTGCAGGATATTTTTGCAAAATTTGAAGATAATAATTACCAGGGAATTAAAAATCCGGTTACGGGCGAGTATGCGAATATCAGGACGATGGACTCCCAGCTGCATTCTACCCGAATTTTTAATGAAAACTATTTTGCCTTTTTGGATGCTCTGAATGATATTTCCAAAAGAGGAATTAAGCTCGTGGTACTTCCAGGTGATTTCAGCGATGACGGACAGCCTGTGCATATTAGAGGATTAAGAAAAATATTGGACGAATATTCTAAAAAATACGGCATGTCATTTTTTGTAACTACAGGAAATCATGATGCTCCTAAGCCTTTTGCACAAGAGGCTGCTAAAACTGATTTTTTAGGCAAAGACGGTAAAGAACAAATCATCAGCAGTTCTAAAAGTATTTTGAAGCCGAAAGAAAATCAATTGGAACCCATCATCACATCCGATATAAAAAATGGCGGCTACAAAGAGACTCTGAGTGAAATGGCGAATTTTGGTTTTTATCCAAAAAAAGAATTTCTGTATTGGGAGACACCTTTCTCAACTTATAGTTATGAAAGCTATAATTTTGATAAAGCTTTAAAAGAATCTATTTTAGAAAAACGAATTTATCCAGTAAAAAACACTAATTTATTCCTTCCGGATGCGAGTTATCTGGTTGAACCCATAAAAGGAATTTGGCTCTTGGCAATAGATGCTAATGCGTATGTCCCAAACGAAAAATTATCAGGTCTGCCGAATGATCCACATGATTTTTCGGGAGCAAGCATAGGCTATAACAATGTGCTTATTTATAAAAAACATTTAATACAATGGGTAAAGAAAGTTTCGGCAGAAGCAAAACGGAAAGGAAAAGTTCTTATTGCTTTCAGTCATTATCCGATGGTTGATTTCAACGATGATGCTTCAGCAGAAATGAAACTTCTTTTTGGTTCCGATAAAATGCAGCTGGCAAGAGTTCCAAATGAAGAAGTCGCACAGGCATTTGCGGATGCAGGTATTCAGATTCATTTTGGCGGCCATATGCACATTAATGATACAGGAGTGCGGACAACTGCCAAAGGCAATACTTTATTTAATATCCAGACACCGTCTCTGGCAGCTTATATGCCGGCTTATAAGATACTCACTATACATTCGGCTGCAGCAGTAGAAGTGGAAACGGTTGTTGTGGGTTCTGTTCCAAAATTTAATAGCTTATTCCCTTTTTATGAAGAAGAATATGCTTATCTGCAAAATATAAAAAAACCTGCGATTTGGAATAAAGACATTCTGAAAGCCAAGGATTATGAAGATTTCACAAAATGGCACCTGAAAGAATTAGTGCGTCTTCGGTTTTTGCCTGAAGATTTTCCGACAGATTTTTTAGCATCTGTCTTGAAACTTTCCGGGAAAGATTTATTGCAGATTAATAATAATGCCGCTGCTTTTGAAAAACAATTAGCTTCTAATAATTTAACTGTTAAAGATTTTGAATCATGGACTGGTTTTGATATGATTTTTGATTTTTACAGGTTAAAAAACGCAGATGAATTGGCCATTCCCGGAATTGGTGTCAAAAGATTAAAACAGTATCAATTAGTATGCGGGCAGTTAGAAAAAACAGATAATGCGAAGCTGGTTTTATGGGCAGAAATAATGCTGAAAACCATGAATGGAAAACCGTCCGATCATTTTAAAATTAATCTGAAAACCAATCAGATAGAAAAAATAAATCCTTAA
- a CDS encoding phosphatidylinositol-specific phospholipase C1-like protein, translating to MKTVNIRKYYPALLILGIFICGFSNDGVRLNDIQVIGSHNSYKIAIEEPLFNYLFKLDSSRAKSLQYSHIPLEEQLDLGLRNLELDVLYDPNGGYYSNPKGLEIVKNLGQEPMAFDKEQKLKKPGLKMFHIQAIDFRSHYLLFREGLLALKKWSDKHPNHTPIFILMNTKDDVIEKLRKPLPFTAKALDSIDIEIKSVFSNKQLITPDLVRGKYKTLEEAVLKKGWPELKDVKGRFLFVLDEKEDKINRYLENHPSLKNRVLFVNSKEGNPEAAFRIINDPIKDFDYIKELVAKGYMVRTRADSDTRQARTNDYTSFEKAKASGAQVISTDYYLPSKLFKSDFRISFENNTFERIK from the coding sequence ATGAAAACAGTAAATATCCGAAAATATTATCCTGCTCTATTAATTTTAGGCATCTTCATCTGCGGTTTTTCAAATGATGGTGTCCGCCTTAATGACATTCAGGTTATCGGCAGTCATAACTCTTATAAAATCGCTATTGAAGAACCTTTGTTTAATTATTTGTTTAAACTGGATTCTTCACGGGCAAAATCGCTGCAGTACAGCCATATTCCTTTGGAAGAGCAGCTCGATTTAGGTTTGCGAAATTTAGAACTGGATGTTTTATATGACCCCAACGGTGGCTATTACTCGAATCCAAAAGGCCTGGAAATAGTGAAAAATTTAGGGCAGGAACCTATGGCTTTTGATAAAGAGCAAAAACTTAAAAAGCCAGGTTTAAAGATGTTCCATATTCAGGCTATTGATTTTAGAAGTCATTATCTATTGTTTAGGGAAGGCTTATTGGCGCTGAAAAAATGGTCTGATAAACACCCGAATCACACCCCGATTTTTATTTTGATGAACACAAAAGATGATGTTATTGAAAAATTGCGTAAACCGTTACCTTTTACCGCAAAAGCTTTGGACAGCATTGATATAGAAATAAAAAGTGTTTTTTCTAATAAACAGCTTATTACACCAGATTTGGTTAGAGGAAAATACAAAACTTTGGAAGAAGCAGTTCTAAAAAAAGGCTGGCCTGAATTGAAAGATGTAAAAGGACGTTTTCTTTTTGTATTAGACGAAAAAGAAGATAAAATCAATCGGTATTTAGAGAATCATCCGTCATTAAAAAACAGAGTTTTATTCGTTAATAGCAAAGAGGGGAATCCCGAAGCAGCGTTCCGGATTATAAATGACCCAATCAAGGATTTTGACTATATTAAGGAATTAGTTGCCAAAGGCTATATGGTTCGTACCAGAGCCGATTCGGATACCAGGCAGGCTAGAACTAATGATTATACTTCGTTTGAAAAAGCCAAAGCATCAGGAGCACAAGTTATTTCAACCGATTATTATCTGCCAAGTAAATTATTTAAATCGGATTTTAGAATTTCCTTTGAGAACAATACTTTTGAACGAATAAAATAA
- a CDS encoding glycoside hydrolase family 28 protein, which produces MLKIKLKPFFLALLMGLFSFGFICTAQKSIKSQKEFLITDYGSKPNGKTLNTIAIQNAVDAAFKNKGGRVIFPKGIFLSGSIILKSNVTLYFEEGSVLLGSTNPKDYPNMAFEGRPDSPKKDDNSQMALIIAHKANNIALKGKGTIDGQGLKLALNIDSLHHAGIAVDLKYSIRRNRPNETMRPKLFRFSQCDNVLVEDLKAGEASCWGLSFELCSNLTLNNLTIVNRSYWNNDGIDITDCRNVKVVNCDINAADDGICLKSYYPGYCNDSVYIANCTIKSSASAIKFGTASFGGFKNVTIKDIKVFDTFRSAIAIESVDGAFIESINVSNIEAVNTGNAIFIRLGQRTGEKPGNIKNVFLKNIKVQVPFGRPDDNYDLRGPEVDFFHNPFPASIVGLEGYAVENVTLENIEINYPGRATKGMAYIPLNRLNKVPEAVKDYPEFSMFGELPAYGFYVRHANGITMKNIKLTLADADFRPAFVFDGVQNLKMEAINLPKEKQKQLVFKNVISAVLEDQLLEQTIEIKN; this is translated from the coding sequence ATGTTAAAAATTAAACTAAAACCGTTTTTTTTGGCTTTATTGATGGGTCTTTTTTCATTTGGTTTTATTTGCACAGCGCAAAAAAGCATTAAATCCCAAAAAGAATTTCTTATCACGGATTATGGTTCAAAACCAAATGGTAAAACGCTTAATACAATTGCTATCCAAAATGCAGTTGATGCGGCTTTTAAAAATAAAGGTGGCCGTGTAATTTTTCCCAAAGGGATCTTTTTGTCAGGGAGTATTATTTTAAAAAGCAATGTAACCTTATATTTTGAGGAAGGTTCGGTACTGCTGGGAAGTACAAATCCCAAAGATTATCCGAATATGGCTTTTGAAGGACGCCCTGATTCTCCAAAAAAAGATGACAACTCCCAGATGGCTTTAATTATAGCCCATAAAGCAAATAATATTGCGCTTAAAGGTAAAGGTACAATTGATGGTCAGGGACTAAAGCTGGCCTTGAATATTGACAGCCTTCATCATGCAGGGATTGCTGTTGACCTAAAATACAGCATTCGCAGAAACAGGCCAAATGAAACCATGAGGCCCAAATTATTTCGTTTTTCACAATGTGACAATGTTTTGGTCGAAGACCTGAAAGCAGGAGAGGCATCCTGCTGGGGATTGTCTTTTGAATTATGCAGCAATCTTACGCTCAATAATCTTACAATTGTGAACCGCTCGTATTGGAACAACGACGGAATAGATATCACAGATTGTAGAAATGTTAAAGTTGTCAATTGCGATATAAACGCCGCAGATGATGGTATTTGTTTAAAATCATACTATCCAGGATATTGTAATGATTCGGTATATATTGCCAATTGTACCATTAAATCCAGTGCCAGTGCTATAAAGTTTGGAACTGCTTCTTTTGGCGGATTTAAAAATGTGACCATTAAAGATATTAAGGTTTTCGATACTTTTCGTTCTGCCATTGCAATAGAATCTGTTGATGGTGCTTTTATTGAAAGCATTAATGTTTCAAACATAGAAGCAGTAAATACAGGTAATGCCATTTTTATACGTTTAGGACAGCGTACTGGCGAAAAACCGGGAAATATAAAAAATGTATTTCTAAAAAATATAAAAGTGCAAGTACCATTTGGTCGGCCCGATGACAATTATGATTTGAGAGGACCAGAGGTTGATTTTTTTCACAATCCTTTTCCTGCTTCAATAGTTGGTTTGGAAGGTTATGCAGTTGAAAATGTAACTTTAGAAAACATCGAAATAAATTATCCAGGAAGAGCAACAAAAGGAATGGCTTATATTCCGTTAAACCGATTAAATAAAGTGCCGGAAGCAGTAAAGGATTATCCTGAATTTTCGATGTTTGGTGAATTGCCTGCATATGGTTTTTATGTGAGACATGCCAATGGGATAACAATGAAAAACATCAAACTGACATTAGCGGATGCTGATTTCAGACCAGCATTTGTATTTGATGGTGTTCAAAACTTAAAAATGGAAGCCATAAATCTTCCGAAAGAAAAGCAGAAACAGCTTGTCTTTAAGAATGTAATTTCAGCAGTCTTAGAAGATCAGTTATTAGAACAAACAATAGAAATTAAGAACTAA
- a CDS encoding DUF4861 family protein, with product MKLSFIVALLFCCICFGQNNTDTSLYMKAEKSEKITYLTDIGSESGDLYKTIGHHGPAIENEWMALRIYFSDKVAIDVYNKAKAGLELKKAQWYPTPEQQKEGWGADYYKVANTVGLGGVKLWDGEKIVPLNPVTNRLARVGKTENTSWMEMISRGVPYKGKKVDILIRVTVFSGKREAKVEAVSLTGEKVQFATGVNYFKGFETKKGADYIAVWGKHPEDVAAEVIGIGAAIKYNPKDYVKNTDDGTQYLMISKPTVSLETKIISSSEREQELNTLDKLEAYIK from the coding sequence ATGAAATTATCATTTATTGTCGCTTTACTGTTCTGCTGTATTTGTTTTGGACAAAATAATACGGACACCAGTTTGTATATGAAGGCCGAAAAATCAGAAAAAATAACCTATCTGACAGATATCGGTTCAGAATCAGGGGATTTATACAAGACAATCGGGCATCATGGACCAGCTATTGAAAACGAATGGATGGCATTGAGAATTTATTTCAGCGATAAAGTGGCTATCGATGTTTATAATAAAGCAAAAGCAGGATTAGAGCTGAAAAAAGCTCAATGGTATCCAACCCCGGAACAGCAAAAAGAAGGATGGGGAGCTGATTATTATAAAGTTGCTAATACTGTAGGTCTGGGAGGCGTAAAACTTTGGGACGGAGAAAAGATAGTACCGCTGAATCCGGTTACCAACCGTTTGGCCAGAGTAGGTAAAACAGAAAATACTTCATGGATGGAAATGATTTCCAGAGGTGTGCCTTACAAAGGGAAAAAAGTAGATATTCTGATTCGTGTTACTGTATTTTCTGGAAAAAGAGAAGCCAAAGTGGAAGCAGTCAGCTTAACTGGAGAAAAAGTGCAGTTTGCTACCGGAGTAAATTATTTCAAAGGTTTTGAAACTAAAAAAGGAGCTGATTATATCGCTGTATGGGGAAAACACCCAGAAGACGTAGCTGCTGAGGTTATAGGAATTGGAGCTGCAATAAAGTACAATCCTAAAGATTATGTAAAAAATACAGATGACGGAACTCAGTATCTGATGATTTCTAAGCCAACGGTATCTTTAGAAACAAAAATTATATCTTCAAGCGAAAGAGAGCAGGAACTAAACACATTGGATAAATTAGAAGCCTATATAAAATAG